The Streptomyces sp. WZ-12 genome segment CCGACAAGCCGCTCGATGAGTGGACCACCCACACCCTCATCGCCTACTGGGGCCAGCGCATATCCCGCGCCACCTGGGCAGCGCACCTCGTCGGCCACACCAACCGCGCCGCCCTGGGAAAGACGTTCCGAGAGGCGCAGCAGGCCGGACACGGCCCCGCGCTTCTGAAAGCCACCATCGACGCCTTCTTCGACAACCCCAAGTACCGCAACACCGACCGACCTTGGGCGTACTACCGCTCGATCATCAACACCCTGATCAAGCAGTGCACCCAGCAGCCGGCCACCCAGGACCACAGTACGGACACCTGGACCGCCGCCGATGTCCAGACGGACTACTCCATCGACACCTGGCGGGCAGCATGAAGCAGGTCGACTCCTCTTACCGCTGGCGCCAGATGAACCTGCCCGTCCACGCCTGGGGGGAACGTCTCAGCGACCTCCCGGAGCCCGCTCCGCCAGAGCAACTCAAGGAGTTCGCCCGGCAGTTCCACGTGCGGTACATCCCTAAGACCGCATCCCTCGCCGACTTCCCCAAGCAGCGGTACCTCATCGGGCGCGGCGTCATGCTGACTGGCGCACCGGGACGCGGGAAGACCCGAGCAGCCTGCGCCACGCTCGTCAGCGTGTGCACCCACTACCAGTTGGCCGGATACTTCGTGCGGTTCTCCGACTACATCCAGGCCAAGACCAGCCACTTCGCCACCAGCAGCAAGCTCGACAAGGGATTCGGCGGTGAGGATGCCATCTGGGAGGTCGAGCGGTTCAAGAGCATGGAGAACACGCTCTACACGGTGCCGCTCCTGGTCCTGGACGACGTCGGGAAGGAGCACCAGACATCGTCCGGCTTCGCCCAACAGCAGTTCGCCACTCTGCTGCGCAGCCGGTTCGACAATGCGCTGCCGACGATCGTGACGACCAACCTCAATGGCAAGCAGTGGGAGGCCACTTACGAGGTCTCCGAATCGAGCTTCGCCCAGCAGGCTTTCGACATCGTCCCGATGGCAGGGAAGGACCTCCGTGCTGCACGTTGAGCACAAACTGATTGCCAAGATCGTCCAGACTGGCGACCTCAGCCTCGTCATGCGGATGGGCATCAAGCCTCGGCACTTCCACGACCTCGACCGACGCAGCGTCTTTGCCGCTGTCTTGGCCCATCAGCAGGAGTACGGCGTCTGCCCGACGGCCGACGTCCTCGCCCGAGACTTCCCCACGTTCGACACCAAGACCGTGGTTGACGAGCCGCTTGAGTACCTCATCGACGTCCTGCGAGACACCAAGAAGCGCGCCCTTGCAGAGCGCGGCCTGACCCTCGCAGCAGAGTCCTGGGAGGAAGGCGATACCGAAGCCTCTCTGCGCGTCGTCCGCGAGATGCTCCAAGTCATCGCTGACGACGTTCCCACTGGAGTCGACTATGACCTGACCCAGAACGGCGACGAACGACTGGAGCGCTACGCCGCCTACAAGGACCTCGACGGCGAACTCGTCGGCCTGCCCACCGGATTCGAGTCCCTGGACAAGGCCACAGGCGGCCTTGTCCAGGGACAGCTCATTGTCTTCACCGGACTGGCCAAGAGCGGCAAGACGCAGCTTTCCCTCAACGTCTCGAAACACATTCACGACCAGGGCAAGACCATGCTCGTCTTCACCTTCGAGATGGTCGCGGCCGAACTGGGCGAACGCCTCGACGCCCTCAACGCGAAGGTCTCGCTGTCCAGGCTGCGCTCCGGTGAGTTGACACCCCTTGAGTACAAGAGGCTGGAGAAATCCGTCCGAGCCATGGAAGGCAAGACGCCGTTCGTCATCAGCGAGGACATCAAGGCGAACACTTCGCTCGGCGCGGTGCAGGCGAAGATCGACGAAGTCAAGCCCGACGTCTGCTTGATCGATGGCATCTACTTCCTGGTCGACGAGATCTCGGGCGAGCGCATGACGAATACGGCCTTGACCAATATCGCTCAGGGCTGCAAGAGACTGGCTCGAACCAGCAACATCCCCATCGTCATCACCACACAGTCCCTCCGCTCAAAAATGGGCGCCAATGGCTTGTCGGCAGGCTCGGTCGGATACACCAGCGCCTTCGAGCAGTACGCAGACGTACTGCTCGGAGTAGAGACGACCGACAACAAGGCAGAGACCAAGCTCAAGATTCTGGCCAGCCGCAACTGCCCGACAGACGAATTCCTCCTCGTATGGGACTTCGAGACGTCCACCTTCGAGGAAGCCAAGATCGACTTCAGTGCATATAGCGAGGGGGAAGACGATGCGGAGGACTGGTTCGGCCACCGCGCAGCGTGAGCTGATCCCTGGTGATGTCCCTTCTGCACTCGCTGAGCTAGGCATCGCCGTCCTCGGTGACGACGGCGACAACTTCAAAATCCAGTGCCCCGCCCACCAAGAGCGCGTCGGAAAAACCGATGCCCACCCCAGCTGCTACGTCCACTCGGAATCCGGCGTCTTCATCTGCTTCAGCTGCGAGTGGGCTGGACCCTTCTCCCGGCTCGTCGCTTGGATGCACGGCACCGACCGGGCCAGCGCCACCGCGTGGATCGCCTCCAAGGGCACCATTGGACGCGCGCTGCGCCTCCTGCGCGGTAGCGAGGAGGAAGAATCGGATTCACCAGAGGTCACCGAAGCACACCTGGCTCTATTCACTGACCCGCCGGAGACAGCTCGTCGACAGCGGGGACTCACCCTGGCGTCTTGTCAGAAGTACGGCGTGCTGTGGGACCAGCACAGGGAATGCTGGATTCTCCCCATCCGGGACGGTGATGGCCAACTGCTCGGCTGGCAGGAGAAGTCCAGGCGCCACTTCCGCAACTTCCCGGACGGCGTTGCCAAGGGCACCACCCTGTTCGGGGGGCACATCGGAACGACACCGACGCTGGTCATGGTGGAATCACCCCTCGACACCGTTCGCATGGACTCAGTCGGCATTGAGGGTGGGCGAGCCACATACGGAGTGCACGTCACGCCCGAGCAGATACGCCAGGCCATGAACACCAGCTCCTGCATCATCCTCGCGCAAGATAACGATCGGCCAGGTCGGAAGGCGCGAGCCAAGCTCTACCGCACATACCGATGTCGCGGAACACGGCTCCTGTACTGGGACTATTCAGAGTGCACAGCGAAAGACCCTGGTGAAATGAACGCCTTCGAACTCTACGATGCCTACGACGCCGCCTACTCGCCTCTCACACGGCGCCTCACATTGCGGCAGTAACACCCGAGTCAGCCTCGGTGAAAAGCTGATGGGGTGTTCGTTGGCAAGCTCCACCCCTATCAGGAACAGGACGTCGGGCACATAACCCAGCGCGGAGCCGTACTCTGCGCCTACACCATGGGTTTGGGCAAGACAGTCCTGTCCCTTGCCGTGACGGAGGAATGGCTGGCACAGGACGATGTCAGCACGTGCATGATTGTGGTGCCCGCATCGCTGAAGTGGCAATGGGCCCAGTCGATAGCCGAGTTCACTGACGTTCCCACCGTGCAGCGGCGGGTAGGCCGGGCCACGATGACCGTGCCGGACAGCACGGTGTGCGCTGTCATCGACGGAAGCAAGGCACAGAAGGCCAAGCAATACGAGGCCGTCCTTGCACAGCGTCCCGAGTACATCGTCCTCGGATACGAACAGGTCATCCACGACTGGCCCCAGGTCCTGCGCATCAAACCGGATGCCGTCGTCCTCGACGAGGCGAGCTTCATCAAGAGCTTCCGGGCGCAGCGGACCAAAAAGCTGAAGCGTCTGACAGCCCGATACCGGCTCGCCTTGAGCGGGACCGTCATCGACAACGGGCAACCAGAGGAACTTTTCAGCCTCTTCGAGTGGGTTGACCCCGTGCTGCTGGGGCGATGGGACCTCTTCGACGCCTCCTTCATCGAGCGCAGTCGCGCAGGATTCCCCATCGCGTACAAGAACTTGCCGCTCCTCCACCAGAAGCTCAGCACGGCGATGATTCGACGAACCTACCGAGACGCCGATGTCGCCCCCTACATGCCGAAGGTTCGAGAGTCGGTTCTCCCTGTACAGCTCACCATTGGGACGCGCCGTGCCTACGAGCACATCGCCCAGGACGTGCTCACCGAGCTGGACAAGGTCGGGGGAGGAACTGGCTCACTGGACCTAGCGGCGCTCTACGCGGGCAGGGCCGGCACAGGCAGCAGTGCACAGGGCCGGGTGATGGCAAGGCTGTCTGCGCTTCAGATGCTCCTCAACTATCCGTTCCTTCTCGAAGCCTCGGCTGCTGACTACGCCTCCGGAGACGGTGGCAGCGAGTATGCGGCCACCCTCATGAAGGAAGGCGTACTTGATGGAGTCGACGGTTCCCCGAAAGTGGACGCCGTCGTTCGGTACCTCCAGAAGGAGCTGCTGAAGGACCCGGAGCTGAAAGTCGTCGCCTTCGCCTTTCACAAGGGCGTGCTGCCTGTACTGGCTGACCGGCTTGCCGCGTGGCCCTCTGTCTGCTTTACCGGCGACATGTCAGCCAAGGCCAAAGCTGAGGCGAAGGTGCTCTTCCAGACCGATCCCAGAGTTCGCCTCTT includes the following:
- a CDS encoding toprim domain-containing protein, encoding MHGTDRASATAWIASKGTIGRALRLLRGSEEEESDSPEVTEAHLALFTDPPETARRQRGLTLASCQKYGVLWDQHRECWILPIRDGDGQLLGWQEKSRRHFRNFPDGVAKGTTLFGGHIGTTPTLVMVESPLDTVRMDSVGIEGGRATYGVHVTPEQIRQAMNTSSCIILAQDNDRPGRKARAKLYRTYRCRGTRLLYWDYSECTAKDPGEMNAFELYDAYDAAYSPLTRRLTLRQ
- a CDS encoding DnaB-like helicase C-terminal domain-containing protein, with amino-acid sequence MLHVEHKLIAKIVQTGDLSLVMRMGIKPRHFHDLDRRSVFAAVLAHQQEYGVCPTADVLARDFPTFDTKTVVDEPLEYLIDVLRDTKKRALAERGLTLAAESWEEGDTEASLRVVREMLQVIADDVPTGVDYDLTQNGDERLERYAAYKDLDGELVGLPTGFESLDKATGGLVQGQLIVFTGLAKSGKTQLSLNVSKHIHDQGKTMLVFTFEMVAAELGERLDALNAKVSLSRLRSGELTPLEYKRLEKSVRAMEGKTPFVISEDIKANTSLGAVQAKIDEVKPDVCLIDGIYFLVDEISGERMTNTALTNIAQGCKRLARTSNIPIVITTQSLRSKMGANGLSAGSVGYTSAFEQYADVLLGVETTDNKAETKLKILASRNCPTDEFLLVWDFETSTFEEAKIDFSAYSEGEDDAEDWFGHRAA
- a CDS encoding DEAD/DEAH box helicase, producing the protein MFVGKLHPYQEQDVGHITQRGAVLCAYTMGLGKTVLSLAVTEEWLAQDDVSTCMIVVPASLKWQWAQSIAEFTDVPTVQRRVGRATMTVPDSTVCAVIDGSKAQKAKQYEAVLAQRPEYIVLGYEQVIHDWPQVLRIKPDAVVLDEASFIKSFRAQRTKKLKRLTARYRLALSGTVIDNGQPEELFSLFEWVDPVLLGRWDLFDASFIERSRAGFPIAYKNLPLLHQKLSTAMIRRTYRDADVAPYMPKVRESVLPVQLTIGTRRAYEHIAQDVLTELDKVGGGTGSLDLAALYAGRAGTGSSAQGRVMARLSALQMLLNYPFLLEASAADYASGDGGSEYAATLMKEGVLDGVDGSPKVDAVVRYLQKELLKDPELKVVAFAFHKGVLPVLADRLAAWPSVCFTGDMSAKAKAEAKVLFQTDPRVRLFLASDAGGYGVDLPQARVLVNVDQRDSSGAMDQRNTRHVRASSHFPEVEVVNVVVQGTIEERRLERLEIKRRTVDAILDGRGADRDGRVVNDVESLRQHLERTLGSVA